In Daucus carota subsp. sativus chromosome 4, DH1 v3.0, whole genome shotgun sequence, one DNA window encodes the following:
- the LOC108216063 gene encoding sucrose-phosphatase 1 — MDRFTTAPPLMVVSDLDHTMVDHHDPENLSLLMFNSLWEARYREDSLLVFSTGRSLTLYKQLRKEKPMLTPDITIMSVGTEITYGNSMVPDDGWVEILNQKWDKKIVLEEASKYPELTLQPETEQRPHKVSFYVQNDKAQEVSSALSECLVKHGLDVKIIYSGERDLDILPQGAGKGQALAYLLKKLQVEDKLPKNTLACGDSGNDAELFSIPEVYGVMVSNAQEELLQWHAANAKDNPNIILADERCAGGIIQAIGHFSLGPNISPRDIMGLSDTNLKKFDPAYEVVKFYLFFERWRRAEAEARNSEIYLSNLKAVCDPCGYFVHPSGFERPLRNCVNALRICYGDNQGKQFRVWVDQVFSSQVGSDTWIVRFKKWELSGEEQYGCLTTAVLSSKDASISEGLTWLHVHQTWLDEATPKDQYVWFF; from the exons ATGGATAGGTTTACGACGGCTCCACCCCTGATGGTAGTTTCTGATCTCGACCATACAATG GTTGATCATcatgatcctgaaaatctatcTTTGTTAATGTTTAACTCCCTATGGGAAGCCAGGTATCGTGAAGATTCTTTGCTAGTGTTTTCTACTGGAAGGTCGCTTACATTGTACAAGCAGCTGAGGAAAGAAAAGCCCATGCTAACCCCTGATATTACGATAATGTCTGTTGGAACTGAGATAACATATGGGAATTCTATGGTGCCAGATGATGGGTGGGTTGAAATTCTAAATCAAAAGTGGGACAAGAAAATTGTCTTAGAGGAAGCAAGCAAGTACCCTGAGCTTACTCTTCAG CCCGAAACTGAACAACGACCGCACAAGGTTAGCTTCTATGTCCAAAATGACAAGGCACAAGAAGTATCATCGGCTCTTTCTGAATGTTTGGTGAAACATGGG TTGGATGTTAAAATAATCTACAGTGGAGAGAGAGATTTGGATATATTGCCACAAGGTGCTGGGAAAGGGCAAGCTCTTGCTTATTTGCTTAAAAAGTTACAGGTCGAGGATAAACTTCCTAAAAACACTCTTGCTTGTGGTGACTCTGGTAATGATGCTGAACTTTTTAGCATTCCAGAAGTATATGGAGTCATG GTCAGTAATGCCCAGGAAGAGTTGTTGCAGTGGCATGCTGCCAATGCTAAAGACAACCCAAATATAATTCTTGCAGATGAGAGGTGTGCAGGGGGTATTATACAAGCCATTGGTCATTTTAGTCTGGGCCCCAACATATCACCAAGAGATATCATGGGTCTGTCAGATACAAATTTAAAGAAGTTCGATCCTGCATACGAAGTAGTTAAATTTTACTTGTTTTTTGAGAGATGGAGGCGTGCAGAGGCAGAGGCCAGaaattctgaaatttatttGTCAAATCTGAAAGCAGTTTGT GATCCATGTGGTTATTTTGTCCACCCATCTGGTTTTGAAAGGCCTCTTCGCAATTGTGTAAATGCATTAAGAATTTGTTATGGAGACAACCAGGGGAAACAATTTCGGGTTTGGGTGGATCAAGTTTTCTCTTCTCAGGTTGGTTCAGACACTTGGATTGTGAGATTCAAGAAGTGGGAGCTATCTG GTGAAGAGCAATATGGCTGCCTGACCACAGCTGTGTTAAGTTCAAAG GATGCAAGTATTTCAGAAGGGCTCACTTGGCTCCACGTGCATCAGACATGGTTGGATGAAGCCACTCCAAAGGATCAGTATGTTTGGTTCTTCTAG
- the LOC108218093 gene encoding uncharacterized protein LOC108218093 — protein sequence MSTQLFLNSSPSPNKYKKLMSGRSFSNATRPRLNRSAFNRSHSSLNPSSIDGRQMLLAEQELLSSSHAHSPRGNRRFNEVAGGTTAEIAAIACCAPFSIADLLVLAVYKVPTGLCRKALREKRRRRLMRKGSLLVPLRGHDHTCDCGHCYDMDAEFQTGDPVIMAEAMENDGDMKQLEKEMWEQFYGTGFWRSHSRAVSVGI from the coding sequence ATGTCTACACAGCTCTTTCTCAATTCCTCTCCGTCTCCGAACAAGTACAAGAAGCTGATGAGCGGCCGTTCTTTCAGCAACGCCACGCGACCACGGCTTAATCGTTCTGCTTTCAACCGGAGTCATTCTTCGCTTAATCCCTCGTCTATCGACGGAAGGCAAATGTTGCTTGCAGAGCAAGAATTGCTGTCCTCATCGCATGCACACAGCCCACGTGGCAATCGTCGATTCAACGAGGTTGCAGGGGGGACCACAGCGGAGATTGCAGCCATCGCGTGCTGCGCCCCGTTCAGCATTGCTGATTTACTCGTGCTGGCAGTGTACAAGGTTCCGACAGGTCTGTGTAGGAAGGCGTTGAGGGAAAAGAGGCGGCGGAGGCTAATGAGGAAGGGGAGCTTGCTCGTGCCCCTGCGCGGACACGATCATACGTGTGACTGCGGTCACTGTTATGACATGGACGCGGAGTTTCAGACAGGAGATCCGGTGATCATGGCAGAGGCTATGGAGAATGATGGCGACATGAAGCAGCTGGAGAAGGAGATGTGGGAGCAGTTTTATGGAACTGGCTTCTGGAGGAGTCATTCCAGGGCTGTCAGTGTCGGCATTTGA